A stretch of the Nosocomiicoccus ampullae genome encodes the following:
- a CDS encoding VOC family protein, which produces MNFHNDNPQVTNITLNIQDLSKMKDFYINILGMKLIEESEAGFVAGFEGSTHTFTFEVLEKGRVAEQSEAGLFHIAILLPTRSDLGRFIKYMFGRQIPLSGGDHLVSEATYLVDPEGNGIEVYVDRDPDTWSWSNGQVVMDTLALDFASIVESSRNTEWSGMPEGTIIGHLHLKGGVEIDPDFYDNYGFEIATKVMSAYFLASNKYHHHIAVNKWHSNKARIDAMNTYGLKAFNILMPDAASETVETPEGIKMVVN; this is translated from the coding sequence ATGAATTTCCATAATGACAATCCACAAGTAACTAACATTACATTAAACATTCAAGATTTAAGTAAAATGAAAGATTTTTATATAAATATTTTAGGCATGAAATTAATTGAAGAAAGTGAAGCAGGTTTCGTTGCTGGTTTTGAAGGTAGTACGCACACATTCACTTTTGAAGTATTAGAAAAAGGTAGAGTAGCAGAACAAAGTGAAGCTGGATTATTCCATATCGCAATTTTACTTCCAACTCGAAGTGACCTTGGTCGTTTTATTAAATACATGTTTGGTAGACAGATCCCTCTATCAGGGGGAGATCACTTAGTGAGTGAAGCAACGTATCTTGTTGACCCTGAAGGAAACGGTATTGAAGTATATGTGGATAGAGATCCAGATACATGGTCTTGGTCCAATGGACAAGTGGTAATGGATACTCTAGCTTTAGACTTTGCTAGTATTGTTGAATCAAGTCGTAATACAGAGTGGTCAGGTATGCCAGAAGGTACGATTATTGGACACTTGCACCTGAAAGGTGGCGTGGAGATTGACCCAGATTTCTATGATAACTACGGATTTGAAATCGCGACTAAAGTCATGAGCGCATATTTCTTAGCTTCAAATAAATATCACCACCACATTGCAGTGAACAAGTGGCACAGTAACAAAGCAAGAATCGATGCAATGAACACATACGGCTTAAAAGCATTTAACATTTTAATGCCAGACGCTGCGAGCGAAACAGTAGAAACACCAGAAGGTATTAAAATGGTCGTAAACTAA
- a CDS encoding GNAT family N-acetyltransferase, with protein sequence MIRKKEQKDNRKVAELVYIIWEGMDLEIIEKFDKETVLEAFEMCLSDEDFRNSKRTIHVYEVDGDVAGFVLSYPGHTEHEFKHVWEKLGLDKKFHPYSPPLELREARDNEMYIDSVATFSEYRGQGIATKLLKYLLDSEEARPFGLICEVENEKALSLYLKLGFKKDELLELYGQEYYHMTYVK encoded by the coding sequence GTGATCCGTAAAAAGGAACAGAAAGATAACAGAAAAGTCGCTGAGCTGGTTTATATCATTTGGGAAGGTATGGATCTTGAAATAATTGAGAAATTTGATAAAGAAACTGTACTCGAAGCGTTTGAAATGTGTCTCAGTGACGAAGACTTTCGAAACTCAAAAAGAACCATTCACGTGTATGAGGTAGATGGAGATGTTGCAGGATTCGTTCTGAGCTATCCCGGCCATACCGAACACGAATTTAAACACGTCTGGGAGAAACTTGGACTGGACAAGAAATTTCATCCATATAGTCCACCACTTGAATTGAGAGAAGCACGTGACAATGAAATGTACATAGATAGCGTGGCGACGTTTAGTGAGTACCGCGGACAAGGTATTGCGACTAAGTTATTGAAGTATTTACTAGATAGTGAAGAAGCACGTCCTTTTGGACTAATTTGTGAGGTAGAGAATGAGAAGGCTTTAAGCCTCTATCTTAAGCTTGGGTTTAAAAAAGACGAACTTCTCGAATTGTATGGGCAAGAATATTATCATATGACGTATGTGAAGTAG
- a CDS encoding ABC transporter substrate-binding protein → MKRILFLFSLIFVVLLAACSGEDNTDKTAKDETPETVKYATDDGEEIDIPKDPKRIVVMGSGYFGNLKQLDANIVGVHNLVQDSEVLSKEVGDIELIEEGNIEQVLNLDPDLIITYSTDENINELKEVAPTIGFDYEKWNYLDVHKELGKIIGKEDQANKWVADFETKLDENKKKVQDKLGTDTSVSVAEGFSKDIYVYGTNWGRGTEIIYQGLEMKVPETIEEDVVETGWKKISAEKVAKYSGDFIFLGDGDPTTNKAIESTSVWKNLDAVKNDRVVEFDSSTFWFNDPLSLEYQLEFIVEQLTK, encoded by the coding sequence ATGAAGCGTATTTTATTTTTATTCAGTTTAATTTTTGTCGTACTACTTGCGGCATGTTCTGGTGAGGACAACACAGACAAAACAGCGAAGGATGAAACACCTGAAACTGTAAAATATGCTACTGACGATGGTGAGGAAATCGATATACCAAAAGATCCAAAGCGTATTGTTGTGATGGGTTCTGGTTACTTCGGAAACTTAAAACAACTTGATGCAAATATCGTTGGTGTACACAATTTAGTTCAAGACTCAGAAGTTCTGAGTAAAGAAGTTGGAGATATTGAATTAATCGAAGAAGGAAATATTGAACAAGTCTTAAATTTAGACCCTGATTTAATTATCACTTATAGCACAGATGAGAATATTAATGAGTTAAAAGAAGTAGCCCCTACAATTGGGTTTGATTATGAAAAATGGAATTATTTAGATGTTCATAAAGAACTTGGCAAGATTATAGGTAAAGAAGACCAAGCAAACAAGTGGGTTGCAGATTTCGAAACAAAACTTGATGAAAATAAAAAGAAGGTGCAAGACAAGCTTGGCACAGATACAAGTGTTTCTGTTGCGGAGGGATTTTCTAAAGATATTTATGTCTATGGTACAAACTGGGGACGTGGAACAGAGATTATCTATCAAGGGTTAGAAATGAAAGTGCCTGAAACAATCGAGGAAGATGTTGTGGAAACTGGTTGGAAAAAGATTTCAGCTGAAAAAGTTGCGAAGTATTCTGGGGACTTTATCTTTTTAGGTGATGGAGATCCAACAACAAATAAAGCAATCGAATCAACGAGTGTATGGAAAAACTTAGATGCAGTGAAAAATGACCGAGTGGTTGAGTTTGATTCAAGTACATTTTGGTTCAACGACCCACTGTCACTAGAATATCAACTTGAATTTATTGTAGAGCAATTAACGAAATAA
- a CDS encoding NAD(P)/FAD-dependent oxidoreductase: MNNTDCLIVGGGPSGLFAAFYAGLRGLDVTIIEHQDRLGGKLKFYLDKIVWDIGGVEANTAANIRESMVKQGLTFNPTVHLNESVMRIKKEKDLFKVETTKHTHYANTVILATGVGVFSPVKLNLPGAEDFEYDNLHYYIEETKHYKDKHVLISGGGNSALDWAVHLADGIADVTLVCRKDELKGYEATIKELEKKDVHIIKQRTIEELRSNKDGTMIERVVLSGGEEIDVDIVFVNHGYKSDSALLESLKDDVKMNEYNQILTEERVKTGVDGLYAIGDQVHYDNRVHLIATGYPEASEAVNFAKHYIDKEELDGAIVSSHNEKFDELNKEVRRNLE, translated from the coding sequence ATGAACAATACGGATTGTCTGATTGTAGGTGGGGGGCCATCGGGACTATTCGCAGCATTTTATGCAGGGCTACGAGGATTAGACGTAACAATTATAGAACATCAGGACCGACTTGGAGGAAAGCTGAAGTTCTATTTAGATAAGATTGTGTGGGATATCGGCGGAGTCGAAGCAAATACTGCTGCAAATATTCGCGAATCCATGGTGAAGCAAGGACTCACATTTAATCCAACCGTTCATTTGAATGAATCCGTGATGCGTATAAAAAAAGAAAAAGACCTGTTTAAAGTAGAAACAACAAAACACACACACTACGCGAATACGGTAATTTTAGCGACTGGAGTTGGTGTTTTTAGTCCGGTAAAGCTTAATTTACCAGGTGCAGAAGACTTTGAGTATGACAATCTACACTACTATATAGAAGAAACCAAACATTATAAAGATAAGCATGTGTTAATCTCCGGTGGTGGAAACTCCGCGCTCGACTGGGCCGTACATCTTGCAGATGGTATTGCAGACGTCACACTCGTGTGTAGAAAAGATGAACTTAAAGGATACGAAGCGACAATTAAAGAGTTAGAGAAGAAAGATGTCCATATTATTAAGCAACGTACGATTGAAGAACTCCGTTCAAACAAAGATGGCACTATGATCGAACGCGTTGTTTTATCAGGTGGTGAAGAAATTGATGTCGATATCGTATTTGTAAATCACGGATACAAATCAGATAGCGCCTTATTAGAATCATTAAAAGATGACGTAAAAATGAACGAATATAATCAAATTTTAACCGAGGAAAGAGTGAAAACAGGTGTGGATGGACTATATGCAATCGGTGACCAAGTCCACTACGACAACCGCGTACATCTAATCGCTACGGGATATCCGGAAGCAAGTGAAGCAGTAAATTTCGCGAAGCATTATATCGATAAAGAAGAACTAGACGGAGCTATCGTATCCAGCCACAATGAAAAATTTGATGAATTAAATAAAGAAGTAAGACGGAATTTAGAATAA